One part of the Pandoraea faecigallinarum genome encodes these proteins:
- a CDS encoding pyridoxal phosphate-dependent aminotransferase, with translation MKPILKSQKLQNVCYDIRGPVLEHAKRMEDEGHRIIKLNIGNLAPFGFEPPDEIVQDMIRNLPNSAGYSDSRGVFAARKAIMHYCQQKRITDVQLDDIYLGNGASELIVMAMQALLNDGDEVLVPAPDYPLWTAAVSLSGGTPVHYVCDEQAGWQPDLADIRKKITPNTRAIVVINPNNPTGALYSDALLKDIVALAREHKLIIYADEIYDKIVYDGEEHTSIGSLSEDVLTITFNGLSKSYRACGYRAGWMVVSGDKRPARDYIEGLNILASMRLCPNVPGQYAIQTALGGYQSIKDLIVPGGRLYEQRELAHRMLTDIPGVTCVKPKAALYLFPRLDPAVYPIANDQDFILQLLLEEKVLLVQGSGFNWMHPDHFRVVFLPHEGDLEDAISRIARFLDGYRRRHGK, from the coding sequence GTGAAACCGATCCTCAAATCGCAGAAATTGCAGAATGTCTGCTACGACATTCGTGGGCCCGTGCTCGAACATGCCAAGCGCATGGAAGACGAAGGACATCGCATCATCAAGCTGAACATCGGCAATCTGGCGCCGTTCGGTTTCGAGCCGCCCGACGAAATCGTTCAGGACATGATCCGCAACCTGCCGAACTCGGCCGGCTATTCCGATTCGCGCGGGGTCTTCGCGGCGCGCAAGGCGATCATGCATTACTGCCAGCAAAAGCGCATCACCGATGTGCAGCTCGACGATATTTACCTCGGCAACGGGGCGTCCGAGCTGATTGTGATGGCGATGCAGGCACTGCTCAACGACGGCGACGAAGTGCTCGTGCCCGCGCCCGATTACCCGCTCTGGACCGCTGCGGTCAGCCTGTCGGGCGGCACGCCGGTGCATTATGTCTGCGACGAACAGGCCGGCTGGCAGCCGGACCTCGCGGACATCCGCAAGAAGATCACGCCGAACACGCGCGCCATCGTCGTCATCAATCCGAACAACCCGACCGGTGCGCTGTATTCCGACGCGCTGCTCAAGGACATCGTGGCGCTCGCGCGCGAGCACAAGCTCATCATTTATGCCGACGAGATCTACGACAAGATCGTATACGACGGCGAGGAGCACACCTCGATCGGCTCGCTGTCCGAAGATGTCCTGACGATCACGTTCAACGGCCTGTCCAAGAGCTATCGCGCCTGTGGTTACCGCGCGGGCTGGATGGTCGTGTCGGGCGACAAGCGTCCCGCACGCGACTATATCGAAGGGCTGAACATCCTCGCCTCGATGCGTCTGTGTCCGAACGTGCCCGGTCAGTATGCCATTCAGACGGCGCTGGGCGGGTATCAGAGCATCAAGGACCTGATCGTACCGGGTGGTCGCCTGTACGAGCAGCGCGAACTTGCGCACCGCATGCTCACCGACATTCCCGGTGTGACGTGCGTCAAACCCAAGGCGGCGCTGTATCTTTTTCCGCGTCTGGATCCGGCGGTGTATCCCATCGCCAACGATCAGGACTTCATCCTCCAGTTGCTGCTCGAAGAGAAGGTCCTGCTGGTGCAGGGCAGTGGCTTCAACTGGATGCATCCCGACCATTTCCGCGTGGTGTTCCTGCCTCACGAGGGCGACCTGGAAGACGCCATCAGTCGCATTGCCCGCTTCCTTGACGGTTATCGCCGTCGCCACGGCAAGTGA
- a CDS encoding bifunctional UDP-4-keto-pentose/UDP-xylose synthase, which yields MKKVLILGVNGFIGHHLSKRILETTDWEVYGMDMLTDRLGDLVHHERMHFFEGDITINKEWVEYHIRKCDVILPLVAIATPATYVKAPLRVFELDFEANLPIVRSAVKYGKHLVFPSTSEVYGMCTDGEFDPENSPLIYGPINKPRWIYACSKQLMDRVIWGYGMQEGLNFSLFRPFNWIGAGLDSIYTPKEGSSRVVTQFLGHIARGENISLVDGGHQKRAFTDIDDGIDALVRIIDNKGGIASGKIYNIGNPTNNFSVRELAHMMLKLASEFPEYAETAKKVQLVETSSGAYYGNGYQDVQNRVPKIENTMQELGWKPTTSMDDALRKIFEAYRGHVAEARRLVEGE from the coding sequence ATGAAAAAAGTCCTGATTCTCGGTGTCAACGGGTTCATCGGCCACCATCTGTCGAAGCGCATCCTGGAGACGACCGACTGGGAAGTTTATGGCATGGACATGCTCACCGACCGCCTCGGCGATCTCGTCCACCATGAGCGCATGCACTTCTTCGAAGGCGACATCACGATCAACAAGGAATGGGTCGAGTACCACATTCGCAAGTGCGACGTGATCCTCCCGCTGGTGGCCATCGCAACGCCGGCCACCTACGTGAAGGCCCCGCTGCGCGTGTTCGAACTCGACTTCGAAGCGAACCTGCCGATCGTGCGCTCGGCCGTGAAGTACGGCAAGCACCTGGTGTTCCCGTCGACCTCCGAGGTCTACGGTATGTGCACCGACGGCGAATTCGACCCGGAAAACTCGCCGCTGATCTACGGGCCGATCAACAAACCGCGCTGGATCTACGCCTGCTCGAAGCAACTGATGGATCGCGTGATCTGGGGCTACGGCATGCAGGAAGGCCTGAACTTCTCGCTGTTCCGTCCGTTCAACTGGATCGGCGCCGGTCTCGACTCGATCTACACGCCGAAGGAAGGCTCGTCGCGTGTGGTCACGCAGTTCCTCGGTCATATCGCCCGCGGTGAAAATATCAGTCTCGTCGATGGCGGTCATCAGAAGCGCGCCTTTACCGATATCGACGACGGTATCGACGCGCTGGTGCGCATCATCGACAACAAGGGTGGCATTGCCAGCGGCAAGATTTACAACATCGGCAACCCGACGAACAACTTCTCGGTGCGCGAACTGGCTCACATGATGCTCAAGCTCGCCAGCGAATTCCCCGAGTACGCCGAGACCGCCAAAAAGGTGCAGCTCGTCGAAACGTCGTCGGGCGCTTATTACGGCAACGGCTATCAGGACGTGCAGAACCGCGTGCCCAAGATCGAGAACACCATGCAGGAACTCGGTTGGAAGCCGACCACGTCGATGGACGACGCGCTGCGCAAGATTTTCGAAGCGTATCGCGGTCACGTCGCCGAAGCTCGCCGTCTGGTCGAGGGCGAATAA
- a CDS encoding glycosyltransferase family 39 protein yields MPPTAPHAAPHAAYPLSPAAFWLLLLAFALVWFGVLDYRHLISSDEGRYAEMAREMWTTGDWITPRYNGYKYFEKPPLQTWMNALTFAVFGLGEWQARLWTALTGFAGVLMVGFTGRRIFNARVGLFAAAALAAAPLWSLLGHFNVLDMGLSFFMGLSLCALLLAQRPGLERRAVRGWMWLCWAAMALAVLSKGLVGIVLPGAVLVLYTLVTRDWALWRRLYLGSGLVVFLAIAAPWFVLVQTRNPEFFDFFFINEHFRRFAMEGHNRDGAPWYFVPVFVVGFLPWLSVLPGTVRATLRMPRQPNGFAPAAMLWVWSVFIFVFFSASHSKLISYLLPIAPAMALLFGLYLAQMRRDTVRLHLAGYAVFLIAALVMVAIFAGRAGSVRNPNELYKAFQIWLYFAVGAGLAGTLVAWRLARHSARRALLTFAGGMLLLVSIGGMGHEVFGRQSTGVLLVPAVKAEMQRLGPNVPFYSVNVLDHTMPYYLGQSMIMVQHPDELEFGVKQEPQKWLPTLKDFYTRWRADPKALALVDPDTFGQLEAEHLPMRIVARDARRVVISKPQPEDDVK; encoded by the coding sequence GTGCCCCCCACCGCCCCCCACGCCGCCCCCCACGCCGCATACCCGCTGTCCCCGGCCGCCTTCTGGCTGCTGCTTCTGGCGTTCGCACTCGTGTGGTTCGGCGTGCTCGATTACCGTCATCTGATTTCGAGCGACGAAGGCCGTTACGCGGAAATGGCGCGCGAGATGTGGACGACCGGCGACTGGATCACGCCACGCTACAACGGCTACAAATACTTCGAGAAGCCGCCGCTCCAGACCTGGATGAACGCGCTGACGTTTGCCGTCTTCGGGCTCGGCGAATGGCAGGCGCGCCTCTGGACTGCCCTGACCGGTTTTGCGGGTGTGCTGATGGTCGGCTTCACCGGCCGGCGCATATTCAATGCCCGTGTCGGCCTGTTCGCCGCCGCCGCACTGGCCGCCGCACCGCTGTGGTCGCTCCTGGGGCACTTCAACGTGCTCGACATGGGTCTGTCGTTCTTCATGGGGCTGTCGCTGTGCGCGCTGCTGCTCGCGCAACGCCCCGGGCTTGAGCGTCGCGCCGTGCGGGGCTGGATGTGGCTGTGCTGGGCGGCGATGGCGCTTGCCGTGTTGAGCAAGGGGCTGGTCGGCATCGTGTTGCCGGGCGCCGTACTGGTGCTTTACACGCTCGTCACGCGCGACTGGGCGTTGTGGCGTCGCCTTTATCTGGGCAGCGGGCTGGTCGTCTTCCTCGCGATCGCCGCGCCGTGGTTCGTGCTCGTGCAGACGCGCAACCCGGAGTTTTTCGACTTCTTCTTCATCAACGAGCATTTCCGTCGCTTCGCGATGGAAGGCCATAACCGCGACGGTGCGCCGTGGTACTTCGTGCCCGTGTTCGTGGTCGGTTTCCTGCCGTGGCTGTCCGTGCTGCCGGGCACGGTGCGGGCAACCCTGCGCATGCCGCGCCAGCCCAATGGCTTCGCGCCCGCGGCAATGCTCTGGGTATGGTCCGTCTTCATCTTCGTCTTCTTCAGCGCATCGCACTCGAAGCTGATTTCGTACCTGTTGCCGATCGCCCCGGCCATGGCGCTGCTGTTCGGCCTGTATCTTGCGCAAATGCGTCGCGACACGGTGCGCCTGCACCTGGCCGGCTATGCCGTCTTCCTGATTGCCGCACTCGTGATGGTGGCGATCTTCGCCGGACGCGCCGGCAGCGTGCGCAATCCGAACGAACTGTACAAGGCGTTCCAGATCTGGCTGTACTTCGCCGTGGGTGCCGGACTGGCGGGCACGCTCGTGGCGTGGCGCCTCGCGCGTCACAGCGCCCGCCGCGCCCTGCTGACTTTCGCGGGCGGCATGCTGCTGCTCGTGAGCATAGGCGGCATGGGGCACGAAGTGTTCGGCCGCCAGAGCACCGGCGTGTTGCTGGTGCCGGCGGTCAAGGCCGAGATGCAGCGGCTCGGACCGAACGTGCCGTTCTATTCGGTGAACGTGCTCGATCACACCATGCCCTACTACCTTGGGCAGTCCATGATCATGGTGCAACACCCCGACGAGCTCGAATTCGGCGTGAAGCAGGAGCCGCAGAAATGGCTGCCGACGCTCAAGGACTTCTACACCCGGTGGCGTGCCGACCCGAAGGCGCTGGCGCTGGTCGATCCGGATACGTTCGGCCAACTCGAGGCCGAGCATTTGCCGATGCGTATCGTCGCGCGCGATGCCCGCCGTGTCGTGATCTCGAAACCACAGCCCGAAGACGACGTAAAATAG
- a CDS encoding DegT/DnrJ/EryC1/StrS family aminotransferase, producing the protein MSDSATSQPNQPFIPFTRPTLDEATIAGVSEVLRSGWITSGPQVQAFEKALSEYFGGRPVRVFNSGTATLEIGLRIAGVQSGDEVITTPLSWVATSNVILEVGATPVFVDVDPATRNIDLDLLEKAITPKTRAIIPVYLAGLPVDMDRLYDIARRHKLRVVEDAAQAMGAAWNGKRIGSFGDLVSFSFHPNKNLTSIEGGALVLNTDEEARLAEKYRLQGVTRFGLDGMDVDVLGGKYNLTDVAARVGLGQMPHLAAFNQRRTELARLYFDTLAGGAAVKLGVGLPHADFTNSNWHMFQIELPLTRLTIDRAGFMEQLKARGIGSGVHYPAIHLFTMYRALGFKEGQFPHTERLGRAILTLPLFPAMTDADVARVCEAVNAICADHQK; encoded by the coding sequence ATGAGCGACTCGGCAACCTCCCAACCGAATCAACCATTCATTCCGTTCACGCGTCCGACGCTCGACGAGGCCACCATCGCCGGTGTGTCCGAAGTGCTGCGTTCAGGCTGGATCACCTCGGGCCCGCAAGTGCAGGCATTCGAGAAGGCACTTTCCGAATATTTCGGTGGCCGCCCCGTGCGCGTGTTCAATTCCGGCACGGCAACGCTCGAGATCGGCCTGCGCATTGCCGGCGTGCAGAGCGGCGACGAAGTCATCACCACGCCGCTGTCGTGGGTCGCAACGTCCAACGTCATTCTGGAAGTGGGCGCCACGCCGGTGTTCGTCGACGTCGATCCGGCCACGCGCAACATCGATCTGGATCTGCTCGAAAAGGCAATCACGCCGAAAACCCGGGCCATCATTCCCGTCTACCTCGCCGGACTGCCGGTGGACATGGACCGCCTGTACGACATCGCCCGCCGCCACAAGCTGCGCGTGGTCGAAGACGCCGCGCAGGCAATGGGCGCCGCCTGGAACGGCAAGCGTATCGGCTCGTTCGGCGATCTCGTGTCGTTCAGCTTTCATCCGAACAAGAACCTGACGTCCATCGAGGGCGGCGCGCTGGTGCTCAACACCGACGAAGAAGCCCGTCTAGCGGAGAAGTATCGTCTGCAAGGCGTCACCCGCTTCGGCCTCGACGGCATGGACGTCGACGTGCTCGGCGGCAAGTACAACCTCACGGACGTGGCCGCCCGTGTGGGGCTGGGCCAGATGCCGCATCTGGCAGCGTTCAATCAACGCCGCACGGAACTGGCGCGACTGTATTTCGATACGCTCGCGGGCGGTGCCGCCGTAAAGCTCGGTGTCGGCCTGCCGCACGCCGATTTCACCAATTCGAACTGGCACATGTTCCAGATCGAACTGCCGCTCACGCGGCTTACCATCGACCGTGCGGGCTTCATGGAGCAGCTGAAGGCGCGCGGCATCGGCAGCGGGGTCCACTACCCCGCCATCCATCTGTTTACAATGTATCGTGCGCTGGGATTCAAGGAAGGACAGTTCCCGCACACGGAACGCCTCGGCCGCGCGATTCTGACGCTGCCGCTGTTCCCCGCCATGACGGATGCCGACGTTGCGCGCGTCTGCGAAGCCGTGAATGCTATTTGCGCTGATCACCAAAAATGA
- a CDS encoding polysaccharide deacetylase family protein → MAKIVLKIDVDTLRGTREGVPNLLAALAEHDAQATFLFSLGPDHTGWALKRVFRPGFLKKVSRTSVVEHYGLKTLMYGTLLPGPDIGKRAADIMRTVQSAGHETGIHTWDHTYWQDNVRTRDAAWTQRQMSQAHARFAQIFGAPPLAHGAAGWQMNNHAFRQIDAWGMKYSSDGRGRAPHYPVVDGVRLNHVQMPTTLPTVDELLGIDGRDIDGVAEHLLALTRHPAQDHVFTLHAELEGQKLAPLFRRLLAGWRRQGHDLITMGQYYETLDLAALPAHPVVWGEIPGRSGDLILEGPAAA, encoded by the coding sequence ATGGCCAAGATTGTCCTGAAGATCGACGTCGACACCCTGCGCGGCACGCGCGAAGGGGTGCCCAATTTGCTCGCGGCGCTCGCCGAGCACGACGCGCAGGCGACGTTCCTGTTCAGCCTCGGCCCCGACCATACCGGCTGGGCGCTCAAGCGTGTCTTCCGCCCGGGCTTTCTGAAGAAAGTCTCGCGCACATCGGTTGTCGAACACTACGGCCTCAAGACACTGATGTACGGTACCCTGCTGCCCGGACCCGACATCGGCAAGCGTGCCGCGGACATCATGCGTACCGTGCAGAGCGCCGGCCACGAAACCGGCATCCATACCTGGGATCACACGTACTGGCAGGATAACGTGCGCACGCGCGATGCTGCCTGGACACAGCGTCAGATGTCTCAGGCGCACGCACGCTTCGCACAGATATTCGGCGCGCCACCGCTCGCGCATGGGGCGGCCGGCTGGCAGATGAACAACCACGCGTTCCGCCAAATCGACGCCTGGGGCATGAAGTATTCGTCGGACGGACGGGGGCGGGCACCCCACTATCCGGTCGTGGATGGCGTACGCCTGAATCACGTGCAAATGCCGACGACCCTGCCGACCGTCGACGAGTTGCTCGGTATCGACGGGCGCGACATCGACGGCGTCGCCGAGCATCTGCTTGCCCTGACCCGCCATCCGGCGCAAGATCACGTGTTCACGCTTCATGCGGAACTCGAAGGCCAGAAGCTGGCGCCGTTGTTCCGCCGGTTGCTGGCCGGATGGCGTCGTCAGGGTCACGATCTGATCACGATGGGTCAGTACTACGAGACGCTCGATCTCGCCGCACTGCCCGCGCATCCGGTCGTGTGGGGCGAGATTCCCGGGCGCTCGGGCGATCTGATCCTTGAGGGCCCGGCGGCTGCCTGA
- a CDS encoding Mth938-like domain-containing protein, with translation MKLHQDPSQAALNTVTGYGPGYVEVNKVRYDHSVIISPEGEVAPWPVSRFDALDAAHFDGLRERAPEVVIFGSGARLRFAHPRLTTALTSQRIGVDSMDTQAACRTYNILMSEGRRVVLAVLIETEAAE, from the coding sequence GTGAAACTGCATCAAGACCCGTCGCAAGCGGCATTGAACACGGTCACCGGCTACGGCCCGGGCTATGTCGAGGTCAACAAGGTTCGTTACGACCACAGCGTCATCATCTCGCCCGAGGGGGAGGTCGCGCCCTGGCCGGTGTCGCGCTTCGATGCGCTCGACGCCGCTCACTTCGACGGGCTTCGCGAGCGCGCCCCGGAAGTCGTGATCTTCGGCAGCGGCGCGCGACTGCGCTTCGCCCATCCCCGCCTGACCACGGCACTGACGAGCCAGCGCATTGGCGTCGATTCCATGGATACGCAAGCGGCCTGCCGCACTTACAACATTCTGATGAGCGAGGGACGCCGCGTCGTGCTCGCCGTGCTCATCGAAACCGAGGCGGCTGAGTGA
- a CDS encoding formyltransferase translates to MSDQAAKAVVFAYHNVGVRCLQVLLARGVNVGLVVTHQDNPNENIWFGSVAGVAAEHGIPVITPDDPADPALAERIRAVSPDFIFSFYYRHMIPVDVLAIAPRGAFNMHGSLLPKYRGRVPVNWAVLRGETETGATLHEMALKPDAGAIVDQTSVPILPDDTAGEVFEKVTVAAEQTLWRCLPGLIAGTAPRHTNELAAGSYFGARKPEDGRIDWTQAAQNVYNLIRAVAPPYPGAFTDIAGRRYVVTRARLSRSPAPAGLPCGVQVVDNALLGVCGDANAIVIQELMLDGKPVVPEQFSQLNH, encoded by the coding sequence ATGAGCGACCAAGCCGCCAAAGCCGTCGTCTTCGCGTATCACAACGTTGGCGTTCGCTGCCTGCAAGTGCTGCTCGCACGCGGCGTCAACGTCGGCCTCGTGGTCACGCATCAGGACAATCCGAACGAGAACATCTGGTTCGGCAGCGTCGCCGGTGTGGCTGCCGAGCACGGTATCCCGGTCATCACGCCCGACGACCCGGCCGATCCGGCGCTCGCGGAACGTATCCGTGCGGTGTCGCCGGATTTCATCTTCTCGTTCTATTACCGCCACATGATCCCGGTGGACGTGCTGGCCATTGCGCCGCGCGGTGCGTTCAACATGCACGGCTCCCTGCTGCCGAAGTATCGTGGCCGCGTACCGGTGAACTGGGCGGTTTTGCGAGGCGAAACGGAAACGGGCGCGACGCTGCACGAAATGGCGCTCAAGCCGGACGCCGGGGCGATCGTCGATCAGACCTCGGTGCCCATCCTGCCGGACGATACGGCGGGCGAAGTCTTCGAGAAGGTCACGGTTGCCGCAGAGCAGACCCTGTGGCGCTGCCTGCCGGGCCTGATCGCGGGCACGGCGCCGCGCCACACCAACGAACTCGCCGCCGGCAGCTACTTCGGCGCACGCAAGCCCGAAGACGGCCGCATCGACTGGACACAGGCCGCGCAGAACGTCTACAACCTGATCCGGGCGGTCGCACCGCCGTATCCGGGGGCATTTACCGACATTGCGGGGCGTCGCTACGTGGTCACGCGCGCGCGCCTGTCCCGGTCGCCCGCCCCCGCGGGTTTGCCCTGCGGAGTGCAAGTAGTGGATAATGCGCTCCTCGGCGTTTGCGGCGACGCGAACGCCATCGTCATTCAAGAACTCATGCTGGACGGCAAGCCTGTCGTGCCGGAACAGTTTTCCCAGCTCAATCACTGA
- a CDS encoding glycosyltransferase: MNRPQLSVVIPVYNEEAGLAALFARLYPALDKLGVTYEVVFVNDGSRDRSAALLAEQYRARPDVTRVVLFNGNYGQHMAILAGFEHTRGEWVITLDADLQNPPEEIGKLVAQLAAGHDYVGTVRMNRQDTWFRRNASRAMNRLRERITRIRMTDQGCMLRGYSRHIVDTVNQCREINTFIPALAYTFAQNPTEVDVAHEERFAGESKYSLYSLIRLNFDLVTGFSVVPLQWLSGVGITLSAASGVLFIVLMARRFLFGSEVQGVFTLFAVTFCLLGVILFGMGLLGEYIGRIYQQVRQRPRYLVQAVLEEPAGRAERATGSNASASLSTGATELGSHTS; the protein is encoded by the coding sequence ATGAATCGACCCCAACTCTCCGTCGTCATCCCGGTTTATAACGAAGAGGCAGGCCTTGCCGCCCTCTTTGCCCGGCTTTACCCGGCACTCGACAAGCTGGGCGTGACCTACGAAGTGGTGTTCGTCAACGATGGCAGCCGTGACCGCTCGGCTGCCCTGCTTGCCGAGCAATACCGCGCGCGCCCGGATGTCACGCGCGTCGTGCTGTTCAACGGCAACTACGGCCAGCACATGGCCATTCTCGCGGGCTTCGAACACACACGCGGCGAATGGGTCATCACGCTCGACGCCGACCTGCAAAACCCGCCGGAGGAAATCGGCAAACTCGTCGCGCAACTGGCCGCCGGCCACGATTACGTTGGCACGGTGCGCATGAACCGTCAGGATACGTGGTTCCGCCGCAATGCCTCGCGCGCCATGAACCGCCTGCGCGAGCGCATCACGCGCATTCGCATGACCGATCAGGGCTGCATGCTGCGCGGCTATAGCCGTCACATCGTCGATACGGTCAACCAGTGCCGTGAAATCAACACGTTCATTCCCGCACTCGCCTACACGTTTGCGCAGAATCCGACGGAAGTGGACGTCGCGCACGAAGAACGCTTCGCAGGTGAGTCGAAGTACTCGCTGTATTCGCTGATTCGTCTGAATTTCGACCTCGTCACAGGTTTCTCCGTCGTACCGCTGCAATGGCTCTCGGGCGTGGGCATTACGCTGTCGGCCGCCTCGGGCGTGCTGTTCATCGTGCTCATGGCACGGCGTTTCCTGTTCGGCTCGGAAGTCCAGGGCGTCTTCACGCTGTTTGCCGTCACGTTCTGCCTGTTGGGCGTGATCCTGTTCGGCATGGGACTGCTGGGCGAGTACATCGGCCGCATTTACCAGCAGGTCCGCCAACGTCCGCGCTATCTGGTGCAGGCCGTACTGGAAGAACCGGCCGGACGTGCCGAGAGGGCGACGGGCAGCAACGCAAGCGCTTCGCTGAGTACCGGGGCAACCGAATTGGGATCGCATACGTCATGA
- a CDS encoding SMR family transporter → MNLATFSLILTGVLLNACAQLLLKAGANAIGALEFTRANIVPIGIKLATQLPIMGGLVCYAISVVVWILALSRVEVSIAYPMLSLGYVVNAFAAWYLFGETLSMQRIVAIGIILVGVYILARS, encoded by the coding sequence ATGAATCTCGCCACGTTTTCCCTTATTCTCACGGGCGTGCTGCTCAACGCATGCGCTCAGTTGTTGCTGAAGGCAGGCGCCAACGCCATCGGCGCGCTCGAATTCACGCGCGCCAACATCGTGCCCATCGGCATCAAGCTGGCCACGCAGTTGCCGATCATGGGCGGGCTCGTCTGCTATGCCATCAGCGTAGTGGTCTGGATTCTGGCGCTGTCGCGCGTCGAGGTGTCGATCGCCTATCCGATGCTCTCGCTGGGCTATGTCGTGAACGCCTTCGCCGCCTGGTATCTGTTCGGCGAGACGCTGTCGATGCAACGTATCGTGGCCATCGGCATCATTCTCGTGGGTGTTTATATTCTGGCGCGCAGCTAA